The following proteins are co-located in the Mesorhizobium australicum WSM2073 genome:
- a CDS encoding YceH family protein has product MSEDLPILSPAEARVLGCLIEKKELTPDVYPLTLNAALAAANQKTAREPVMTLEQTEVHRALKLLEQKGLVRQMFGSRVERYEHQMAQRFSLTTPQTALLGLLLLRGPQTAHELLARAERMARFSSIEDLRGELDMLIGRRPPLVQEIPRGPGQREDRYVHLLAGPVDVAALSAQRSAPAAPASDLEARLEALEQEVAALRARLDALGG; this is encoded by the coding sequence CTTCCCATCCTCTCTCCCGCCGAAGCCCGCGTGCTCGGCTGCTTGATCGAGAAGAAGGAGCTGACGCCGGACGTCTATCCGCTGACGCTCAACGCGGCACTTGCCGCGGCCAACCAGAAGACGGCGCGCGAGCCTGTCATGACGCTGGAACAGACGGAGGTGCACAGGGCGTTGAAGCTGCTGGAGCAGAAAGGACTGGTCCGGCAGATGTTCGGTTCGCGCGTCGAGCGCTACGAGCATCAGATGGCGCAGCGTTTCTCGCTGACCACGCCGCAGACCGCGTTGCTCGGTCTGCTCTTGCTGCGCGGACCGCAGACGGCACACGAACTCCTGGCGCGAGCTGAGCGCATGGCGCGGTTTTCATCGATCGAAGACCTGCGCGGCGAACTCGACATGCTGATCGGCCGCCGGCCGCCATTGGTCCAGGAAATCCCACGCGGGCCGGGCCAGCGCGAGGACCGCTACGTGCATCTGCTCGCCGGTCCAGTGGATGTTGCCGCTCTCTCGGCTCAGCGCAGTGCGCCGGCCGCGCCTGCCTCCGATCTGGAAGCGAGGTTGGAGGCGCTGGAGCAGGAAGTCGCGGCCCTTCGCGCCCGGCTTGATGCGCTGGGGGGTTGA
- a CDS encoding OsmC family protein: protein MDRTANAVWKGNLKDGKGTLDTQSGTLKGTPYSFKARFEDESGKSGTNPEELIAAAHAGCYAMQLSHFLAENGTPAQELDAKAVVTLVPGTGITGSAITLVGKVPGIDAAKFKELAEKAKAECPVSQALGAIKVSLDARLG from the coding sequence ATGGACCGCACCGCAAACGCCGTCTGGAAAGGCAATTTGAAAGACGGCAAGGGCACGCTCGACACGCAGAGCGGGACCCTGAAGGGTACGCCCTATTCGTTCAAGGCGCGCTTCGAGGACGAAAGCGGCAAATCCGGCACCAATCCGGAAGAACTGATCGCGGCCGCCCATGCCGGCTGCTACGCCATGCAGCTGTCGCATTTCCTCGCCGAAAACGGCACGCCGGCGCAAGAACTCGACGCCAAGGCCGTGGTCACGCTGGTTCCCGGCACCGGCATCACCGGCAGCGCCATCACCCTGGTCGGCAAGGTGCCCGGCATCGATGCGGCGAAGTTCAAGGAATTGGCCGAGAAGGCCAAGGCCGAATGCCCGGTCTCTCAAGCGCTCGGCGCGATCAAGGTTTCGCTCGACGCCAGGCTTGGCTGA
- a CDS encoding YciI family protein gives MKYVCLVYGEEKELHAMTAEGAAKLDADSLAYDRSLDQQGKLIIAQALQSVKTSKTVRRRKGKQLITDGPFAETKEQLLGFVMIEAKDLDEALDIAGEIPLAEIGTIEVRAIYNVPGS, from the coding sequence ATGAAATATGTCTGCCTGGTCTATGGTGAGGAAAAAGAGCTCCATGCCATGACCGCCGAGGGTGCCGCCAAGCTCGATGCCGACTCGCTGGCCTATGACCGGTCATTGGATCAACAAGGCAAGCTGATCATCGCGCAGGCACTGCAATCGGTGAAGACGTCGAAGACCGTACGGCGGCGCAAGGGCAAGCAGCTGATCACCGACGGCCCGTTCGCGGAAACGAAGGAGCAGTTGCTCGGTTTCGTCATGATCGAAGCGAAGGATCTCGACGAGGCGCTGGACATCGCCGGCGAGATTCCGCTGGCCGAAATCGGTACGATCGAAGTGCGCGCGATCTACAACGTGCCGGGGTCATAA
- a CDS encoding ubiquinone biosynthesis hydroxylase, with protein MERKADAKARSGIDVLVAGAGYVGLAAAVSLKQARPGLAVALVDAAPAGSWQRDGRASAIAAAACRMLDQLGVWAEIAPKAQAITEMIITDSRSADPVRPVFLTFGGEVAPGEPFAHMVANRALNGALRAKAEQLGIDIIEGVAVQGFETNGAGMSVHLADGATLAARLLVAADGVNSKLRDMAGIKTVKWDYGQSGIVCTVAHERPHNGRAEEHFLPAGPFATLPLIPDEDGTNRSSIVWVERAEDAKTLVEGDDLVFEHELEQRFGLKLGEIRVADKPRAWPLGLTIARAFVAPRIALAGDAAHGIHPIAGQGLNLGFKDVAALAEVIVEADRLGQDIGALDVLERYQQWRRFDTVQMGITTDVLNRLFSNDITPLRTVRDIGLGLVERMPRLKEFFIRQASGLSAGTPRLLKGEAI; from the coding sequence ATGGAACGCAAGGCGGACGCCAAGGCCAGATCCGGGATCGATGTTCTCGTCGCGGGTGCCGGCTATGTCGGCCTGGCCGCCGCGGTCTCGCTGAAACAGGCTCGCCCGGGCCTCGCCGTGGCGCTGGTCGACGCGGCGCCCGCCGGTTCCTGGCAAAGGGATGGCCGCGCTTCCGCCATCGCCGCGGCGGCCTGCCGCATGCTCGACCAGCTCGGCGTCTGGGCCGAGATCGCGCCGAAGGCGCAGGCGATCACTGAGATGATCATCACCGATTCACGCAGCGCCGATCCGGTGCGCCCGGTCTTCCTGACCTTCGGCGGCGAGGTGGCGCCGGGTGAGCCTTTCGCGCATATGGTCGCCAACAGGGCGTTGAACGGCGCCTTGCGGGCCAAAGCCGAACAGCTCGGCATCGACATCATCGAAGGCGTGGCGGTGCAAGGTTTTGAGACCAATGGAGCCGGCATGTCAGTGCATCTGGCGGACGGCGCCACGTTGGCGGCGCGGCTGCTGGTCGCCGCCGACGGCGTCAATTCGAAGCTGCGTGACATGGCTGGCATCAAGACGGTGAAGTGGGACTATGGCCAATCGGGCATCGTCTGCACCGTGGCGCATGAACGCCCGCACAATGGCCGCGCCGAAGAGCATTTCCTGCCCGCCGGCCCGTTCGCCACGCTGCCGCTGATACCCGACGAGGACGGCACCAACCGCTCTTCGATCGTCTGGGTCGAACGGGCGGAAGATGCGAAAACGCTCGTCGAAGGCGACGATCTCGTCTTCGAACACGAACTTGAACAACGTTTTGGGCTGAAACTTGGAGAAATCCGCGTCGCCGACAAGCCGCGCGCCTGGCCGCTTGGTCTCACCATCGCGCGCGCCTTCGTGGCACCGCGCATCGCGCTTGCCGGCGATGCCGCCCACGGCATCCATCCGATCGCCGGCCAGGGGCTCAATCTCGGCTTCAAGGATGTGGCCGCCCTTGCCGAGGTGATCGTCGAGGCCGACCGGCTCGGCCAGGACATCGGCGCGCTCGACGTGCTGGAACGCTATCAGCAATGGCGCCGTTTCGACACGGTGCAGATGGGCATCACGACCGATGTGCTGAACCGGCTGTTTTCCAACGACATCACCCCGCTGCGCACCGTCCGCGACATCGGCCTCGGTCTCGTCGAGCGTATGCCGCGGCTGAAGGAGTTCTTCATCCGCCAGGCATCGGGACTATCCGCGGGCACGCCGCGCCTGCTGAAGGGCGAGGCGATTTGA
- the tesB gene encoding acyl-CoA thioesterase II yields MTAAIDELLRILDLEKLEHNLYRGRSPQVEWQRVFGGQTIAQALVAAQRTVEPDRFVHSLHGYFMRPGDIKVPIIYEVDRIRDGGSFTTRRVLAIQHGQAIFSLEASFQVDEKGLEHQFALPDDVPPPEGLKTQRQLLETADRVPEAVRRFWARERPLELRPVNLQHYESRDKLPPRQNVWIRLAGPVPDDRALQSVLLAYLSDMTLLDTSTFAHGRGLFDPDIQAASLDHSMWFHRPHSLDGWLLYAQDSPSSSGSRGFSRGTLYARDGTLIASMAQEGLIRLKR; encoded by the coding sequence ATGACGGCGGCGATCGACGAGCTTCTGCGCATTCTCGACCTCGAGAAGCTGGAACACAATCTGTATCGTGGTCGCAGCCCCCAGGTGGAGTGGCAGCGCGTGTTCGGCGGCCAGACCATCGCGCAGGCGCTGGTGGCGGCGCAGCGAACGGTGGAGCCCGACCGTTTCGTGCATTCGCTGCATGGCTATTTCATGCGCCCGGGCGACATCAAGGTGCCGATCATCTACGAGGTCGATCGCATCCGCGACGGCGGTTCCTTCACCACGCGGAGGGTGCTGGCAATCCAGCACGGACAGGCGATCTTTTCGCTGGAAGCCTCGTTCCAGGTCGACGAGAAGGGGCTCGAGCACCAGTTCGCGCTACCTGACGACGTGCCGCCGCCGGAAGGGCTGAAGACGCAGCGCCAGCTGCTCGAAACGGCCGACCGGGTACCGGAGGCGGTTCGCCGTTTCTGGGCGCGCGAGCGGCCGCTGGAGTTGCGGCCGGTCAACCTCCAGCACTATGAAAGCCGCGACAAGCTGCCGCCCCGGCAGAACGTCTGGATCCGCCTTGCCGGGCCGGTTCCCGACGACCGCGCGCTGCAGTCGGTGCTGCTCGCCTACCTCTCCGATATGACGCTGCTCGACACCTCGACCTTCGCCCATGGGCGCGGCCTGTTCGATCCCGACATCCAGGCCGCCAGCCTCGACCATTCGATGTGGTTCCATCGGCCGCATTCGCTCGACGGCTGGCTGCTTTATGCGCAGGACAGCCCCTCGAGTTCGGGATCGCGCGGTTTCAGCCGCGGCACGCTCTATGCCCGTGACGGCACGCTGATCGCCTCGATGGCACAGGAAGGGTTGATCCGGCTCAAGCGTTGA
- a CDS encoding P-II family nitrogen regulator, translating into MKIVMAIIKPFKLDEVREALTAVGIQGLTVTEVKGYGRQKGHTEIYRGAEYAVSFLPKIKIEVAVAADMVDKAVEAITAAAKTGQIGDGKIFVFGIDQAVRIRTGETDSDAL; encoded by the coding sequence ATGAAAATCGTGATGGCAATCATCAAGCCGTTCAAGCTGGACGAGGTACGCGAAGCGCTTACCGCCGTCGGCATCCAGGGCCTGACCGTCACCGAAGTCAAAGGCTACGGGCGTCAGAAGGGGCATACGGAAATCTATCGGGGGGCGGAATACGCGGTCTCTTTCCTGCCGAAGATCAAGATCGAGGTCGCGGTCGCGGCCGACATGGTCGACAAGGCCGTCGAAGCCATCACCGCCGCGGCCAAGACCGGCCAGATCGGCGACGGCAAGATCTTCGTTTTCGGCATCGACCAGGCGGTGCGCATCCGCACCGGCGAAACAGACAGCGACGCGCTCTGA
- a CDS encoding ammonium transporter gives MNIPSTLKTTGRAALLGTLALAALGSVAAFAQEAAPAAAAAAPAAAPTPVLDTGNTAWMLTSTALVLMMTIPGLALFYGGMVRKKNVLATVMQSFAITCLVTVLWFMFGYSLAFSDGGGMNAYLGGTSKFFHHGITTASLWLPGVANIPEFVFSMFQMTFAIITPALIAGAFAERFKFSALLIFMALWLLIVYVPIAHWVWGGGFLGTAGVLDFAGGTVVHINAGVAGLVCALVLGKREGYGTTNMAPHNLVYSVIGASLLWVGWFGFNAGSELAADGLAGAAMLNTQVATAAAALAWMFAEWIIAKKPSVLGIISGAVAGLVAVTPASGFVNPTGAFIVGIVAGVVCYLSAVKVKHMFGYDDSLDAFGVHGVGGVVGALLTGVLADPAINSLSSGASLGKQIYGVAVTIVWTAVATFVILYVVKALVGLRPTTQEEVEGLDISQHGEVVP, from the coding sequence ATGAATATTCCTTCCACCTTGAAGACGACGGGACGAGCGGCCCTTCTGGGCACGCTCGCTCTCGCAGCGCTGGGCAGCGTCGCCGCCTTCGCGCAGGAAGCCGCACCCGCTGCCGCTGCCGCGGCACCTGCCGCCGCACCCACCCCGGTGCTCGATACCGGCAACACCGCCTGGATGCTGACCTCCACGGCGCTGGTGCTGATGATGACCATCCCGGGCCTGGCGCTGTTCTACGGCGGCATGGTGCGCAAGAAGAACGTGCTCGCCACCGTCATGCAGAGCTTCGCCATCACCTGCCTGGTGACGGTGCTATGGTTCATGTTCGGCTATTCGCTGGCCTTTTCCGACGGCGGCGGCATGAATGCCTATCTCGGAGGCACCTCGAAATTCTTCCACCACGGCATCACCACCGCCAGCCTGTGGCTGCCGGGTGTGGCCAACATCCCTGAATTCGTCTTCTCGATGTTTCAGATGACCTTCGCCATCATCACGCCGGCGCTGATTGCCGGCGCCTTCGCCGAACGCTTCAAGTTCTCGGCACTGCTGATCTTCATGGCACTGTGGCTGCTGATCGTCTATGTGCCGATCGCGCATTGGGTCTGGGGTGGCGGCTTCCTCGGTACGGCTGGCGTGCTCGACTTCGCCGGCGGCACGGTCGTTCACATCAATGCCGGTGTCGCGGGCCTCGTCTGTGCACTGGTTCTCGGCAAGCGCGAAGGCTATGGCACCACCAACATGGCGCCGCACAACCTCGTCTATTCGGTCATCGGCGCATCGCTGCTGTGGGTCGGCTGGTTCGGCTTCAACGCCGGTTCGGAACTGGCGGCCGACGGCCTTGCCGGTGCCGCCATGCTCAACACCCAGGTTGCCACCGCCGCCGCGGCACTGGCCTGGATGTTCGCCGAATGGATCATCGCCAAGAAGCCTTCCGTGCTCGGCATCATCTCGGGCGCAGTCGCGGGCCTCGTCGCGGTGACGCCGGCTTCCGGTTTCGTCAACCCGACCGGCGCCTTCATCGTCGGCATCGTCGCCGGCGTCGTCTGCTACCTCTCGGCGGTCAAGGTGAAGCACATGTTCGGCTATGACGACTCGCTCGATGCCTTCGGCGTGCATGGCGTCGGCGGCGTGGTCGGCGCCCTGCTGACCGGCGTGCTTGCCGACCCGGCGATCAACAGCCTCTCGTCGGGCGCTTCTCTCGGCAAGCAGATCTACGGTGTCGCCGTCACCATTGTCTGGACGGCGGTTGCCACCTTCGTCATCCTTTACGTCGTCAAGGCGCTGGTCGGCCTGCGTCCGACGACCCAGGAAGAAGTCGAAGGCCTCGACATCTCCCAGCATGGCGAAGTGGTGCCGTAA
- a CDS encoding DNA translocase FtsK, which yields MRSGASAPLALTDTGHGIQAFARRQVGRLVGTGLFAFTAFAVASLATWNVADPSFSHATANIVTNAMGYAGAVFSDLAMQFFGLAAVAALVPAVIWGYLLFSARGVDRLPRRGLFWFGFALLAAAIAGCIVPPKTWPLPTGLGGVFGDMVLKIPGVLIGGYPTGLVASVLAIVLAAPALWLFAHGAALLGRKNGFAVMEEPAAADPREDELLFDNDEDEGDEGILALGAITHWWLSFRAWMHRRAVRRRQERDEFEPEMEPRASAWRRAAERVESAEYAEQRMSHDGRARVEPEFFAAMVNDRSVSVDPDDDDVFSRDDADMDFDDESVAQRRAPTAKVQQFRSDAATRVEAPAARPVPGARVQREAQTSLIGSDTFEMPSLHFLSEPKNVARDPSLSKDALEQNARLLEGVLEDFGVKGEIIAVRPGPVVTLYELEPAPGIKSSRVIGLSDDIARSMSAIACRVAVVPGRNAIGIELPNAKRETVYLREIMASRDFETTKAKLALALGKTINGEAVIVDIAKMPHVLVAGTTGSGKSVAINTMILSLLYRLTPQECRLIMIDPKMLELSVYDGIPHLLTPVVTDPKKAVVALKWTVREMEDRYRKMSKVGVRNIDGFNARVQQAEKKGEKISRTVQTGFDRQTGEAIYETEDLDLEPMPYIVVIIDEMADLMMVAGKDIEGAVQRLAQMARAAGIHVIMATQRPSVDVITGTIKANFPTRISFQVTSKIDSRTILGEQGAEQLLGMGDMLYMAGGGRIQRVHGPFVSDDEVEKIVGHLKLQGVPEYLDAITEDDGEDDDEPSGKAGSGGGGGGNFEDSDDPYDQAVSVVLRDGKASTSYIQRRLGIGYNRAASIIEKMEKEGIVGPANHAGKREILVPTEDDKF from the coding sequence ATGCGTTCAGGGGCTTCAGCACCGCTCGCGCTGACCGATACGGGGCACGGCATCCAGGCATTCGCGCGGCGCCAGGTCGGCCGTCTGGTCGGCACCGGCCTGTTCGCGTTCACGGCCTTCGCCGTCGCCAGCCTCGCGACCTGGAACGTCGCCGATCCAAGCTTCTCGCATGCCACCGCCAACATCGTCACCAACGCCATGGGCTATGCCGGCGCGGTGTTCTCGGACCTCGCCATGCAGTTCTTCGGCCTTGCCGCGGTCGCCGCGCTGGTTCCGGCAGTGATCTGGGGATACCTCCTGTTTTCGGCGCGCGGCGTCGACCGGCTGCCCAGGCGCGGGCTGTTCTGGTTCGGTTTCGCGCTGCTCGCCGCCGCCATCGCCGGCTGCATCGTTCCGCCCAAGACCTGGCCGCTGCCCACCGGTCTCGGCGGCGTCTTCGGCGACATGGTGCTAAAGATCCCCGGTGTCCTCATCGGCGGCTATCCAACCGGGCTGGTGGCCAGCGTGCTCGCCATAGTGCTGGCTGCGCCCGCGCTCTGGCTGTTCGCCCATGGCGCGGCGCTGCTCGGGCGCAAGAACGGCTTCGCCGTGATGGAAGAACCGGCCGCCGCGGACCCGCGCGAGGACGAGCTTCTGTTCGACAATGACGAGGACGAGGGCGACGAGGGCATACTGGCGCTCGGCGCAATCACCCATTGGTGGCTTTCTTTCCGCGCGTGGATGCATCGCCGCGCGGTGCGCCGCAGGCAGGAGCGCGACGAGTTCGAACCGGAGATGGAGCCGCGCGCCAGCGCCTGGCGCCGCGCCGCCGAACGCGTCGAGTCGGCCGAGTACGCCGAGCAGCGCATGAGCCATGACGGCCGCGCCCGTGTCGAACCGGAATTCTTCGCCGCCATGGTCAACGACCGCAGCGTCTCCGTCGACCCGGACGACGACGATGTCTTCAGCCGCGACGACGCGGATATGGATTTCGATGACGAGTCCGTCGCGCAGCGGCGTGCTCCCACGGCCAAGGTCCAGCAGTTCCGTTCCGATGCCGCCACCCGGGTGGAGGCGCCGGCGGCGCGACCCGTGCCGGGCGCCCGCGTCCAGCGCGAGGCGCAAACCTCGCTGATCGGCTCCGACACGTTCGAAATGCCGTCGCTGCATTTCCTGTCCGAACCGAAGAATGTCGCGCGCGACCCAAGTCTTTCCAAGGACGCGCTGGAACAGAACGCGCGCCTGCTCGAAGGCGTGCTGGAGGATTTCGGCGTCAAGGGCGAGATCATTGCCGTTCGCCCGGGTCCGGTCGTCACCCTTTACGAACTCGAACCCGCACCGGGCATCAAGTCGTCGCGCGTCATCGGCCTTTCCGACGACATCGCCCGTTCGATGAGCGCGATCGCCTGCCGCGTCGCCGTGGTGCCGGGCCGCAACGCCATCGGCATCGAACTGCCCAACGCCAAGCGCGAAACGGTTTACCTCCGCGAGATCATGGCCAGCCGCGACTTCGAGACGACCAAGGCCAAGCTGGCGCTGGCGCTGGGCAAGACCATCAATGGCGAAGCCGTCATCGTCGACATCGCCAAGATGCCGCACGTGCTGGTCGCCGGCACCACCGGTTCGGGCAAGTCGGTCGCCATCAACACCATGATCCTGTCGCTGCTCTACCGTCTCACCCCGCAGGAGTGCCGGCTGATCATGATCGATCCGAAAATGCTCGAACTCTCCGTCTATGACGGCATTCCACATCTGCTGACGCCCGTGGTCACCGACCCGAAGAAGGCGGTGGTGGCGCTGAAATGGACCGTGCGCGAGATGGAGGACCGCTACCGCAAGATGTCCAAGGTCGGCGTGCGCAACATCGACGGCTTCAACGCACGCGTGCAGCAGGCCGAGAAGAAGGGCGAAAAGATCTCGCGCACTGTGCAGACCGGCTTCGACCGCCAGACAGGCGAGGCGATCTACGAGACCGAGGATCTCGATCTCGAGCCGATGCCCTATATCGTCGTCATCATCGACGAAATGGCCGACCTGATGATGGTCGCCGGCAAGGACATCGAAGGCGCGGTGCAGCGCCTGGCGCAAATGGCGCGCGCCGCCGGCATCCACGTCATCATGGCCACGCAACGTCCCTCGGTCGACGTCATCACCGGCACCATCAAGGCCAACTTCCCGACCCGCATCTCCTTCCAGGTGACGTCCAAGATCGACAGCCGCACCATTTTGGGCGAGCAGGGCGCCGAGCAGCTGCTCGGCATGGGCGACATGCTCTACATGGCCGGCGGCGGCCGCATCCAGCGCGTGCACGGGCCGTTCGTCTCCGACGACGAGGTCGAGAAGATCGTCGGGCACCTGAAGCTGCAGGGCGTGCCGGAATATCTCGACGCCATCACCGAGGACGACGGCGAGGACGACGACGAGCCGTCCGGCAAGGCCGGTTCGGGCGGCGGTGGCGGTGGCAATTTCGAGGATTCCGACGATCCTTATGATCAGGCGGTTTCGGTGGTGCTGCGCGACGGCAAGGCCTCGACCAGCTACATCCAGCGGCGTCTGGGCATCGGCTATAACAGAGCCGCCTCGATTATCGAGAAGATGGAAAAGGAAGGCATTGTCGGCCCGGCCAACCATGCCGGAAAACGCGAAATCTTGGTGCCGACAGAAGACGACAAGTTCTGA
- a CDS encoding outer-membrane lipoprotein carrier protein LolA, with translation MKNDLSALSNFAPTRRQLLGLGLVFAGAAALNVVPGFELLASAQAAVPAAAQKIADHFSAVKSMSGEFVQFGPKGEQTGGKFFLERPGKIRFNYDGSSNFRVISDGRSVAILNKKLNTSDLYPLSKTPLKLLLDDRIDLSGNRVKSVKEEDDLTTIQLSDKSVFGNARITMMFDPKTYDLRQWTITDAQGKDTTVMIFNTKEGVSFAPDTFAIDYTANRELNTKTR, from the coding sequence ATGAAAAACGATCTTTCAGCGCTCAGCAATTTTGCCCCGACACGCCGCCAGTTGCTTGGCCTCGGCCTGGTCTTCGCGGGTGCCGCCGCCCTTAACGTGGTGCCCGGATTCGAGTTGCTGGCCTCGGCGCAGGCGGCCGTGCCCGCGGCGGCACAGAAGATCGCCGACCATTTCTCGGCGGTCAAATCGATGAGTGGCGAATTCGTCCAGTTCGGCCCCAAGGGCGAGCAGACCGGCGGAAAATTCTTCCTGGAACGGCCGGGCAAGATCCGCTTCAACTATGACGGGTCTTCGAATTTCCGGGTGATTTCCGACGGCAGATCGGTTGCCATACTCAACAAGAAACTGAACACGTCGGACCTTTATCCGCTGTCGAAGACGCCGCTGAAACTGCTGCTCGACGACCGCATCGACCTCTCCGGCAACCGCGTCAAGAGCGTCAAGGAAGAAGACGACCTCACCACCATCCAGCTTTCCGACAAGTCGGTTTTCGGCAATGCGCGGATCACCATGATGTTCGACCCGAAAACCTATGATTTGCGGCAGTGGACGATCACCGACGCGCAGGGCAAGGACACGACGGTGATGATCTTCAACACCAAGGAAGGCGTCAGCTTCGCGCCCGATACCTTTGCCATCGACTATACGGCCAATCGCGAGCTGAACACCAAGACGCGGTAG
- a CDS encoding exodeoxyribonuclease III: MPFSIATWNINSVRLRMPIVERLLDEYAPDVLCLQETKVPDELFPEKAFRKVGYPYIAFHGQKGYHGVATVARRPIEVVEKRRFCDIEDSRHLSVTVQAGGKTILVHNFYVPAGGDEPDPEINRKFRHKLDFVAEMNAIRAEHGEVSASVLVGDLNIAPLEHDVWSHKQLLNVVSHTPVETENFEAMRRAGGWVDLMRHNVPPEQKLYTWWSYRAQDWEASNRGRRLDHVWSSPNLVPSFAGYEILRAARGWDRPSDHVPVIARFALD, encoded by the coding sequence ATGCCCTTTTCGATCGCCACCTGGAATATCAACTCCGTGCGCCTGCGCATGCCGATCGTCGAACGCCTGCTCGATGAGTACGCGCCCGATGTGCTCTGCCTGCAGGAAACCAAGGTCCCGGACGAGCTCTTTCCCGAAAAAGCCTTTCGCAAGGTCGGCTATCCCTACATCGCGTTCCATGGCCAGAAGGGCTATCATGGCGTGGCGACGGTGGCGCGGCGGCCGATCGAGGTAGTCGAAAAGCGGCGCTTCTGCGACATCGAGGACAGCCGCCACCTGTCGGTGACGGTACAGGCCGGCGGCAAGACCATCCTGGTGCACAATTTCTACGTGCCCGCGGGTGGCGACGAGCCGGATCCCGAGATCAACAGGAAGTTCAGGCACAAGCTCGATTTCGTCGCCGAGATGAACGCCATCCGGGCCGAGCATGGCGAGGTATCGGCGTCGGTGCTGGTCGGGGACCTCAATATCGCGCCGCTGGAGCATGATGTCTGGTCGCACAAGCAATTGCTCAACGTGGTCAGCCACACGCCGGTCGAGACCGAAAACTTCGAGGCGATGCGGCGCGCCGGCGGCTGGGTCGACCTGATGCGGCACAACGTGCCACCGGAACAGAAGCTCTATACCTGGTGGAGTTATCGCGCGCAGGATTGGGAGGCGTCCAATCGCGGCCGGCGGCTCGACCATGTCTGGTCGTCACCAAACCTGGTGCCCAGTTTTGCCGGCTATGAGATCCTTAGAGCCGCCCGTGGCTGGGACCGGCCGTCGGACCATGTGCCAGTGATTGCCCGGTTCGCCCTGGATTAA
- a CDS encoding Crp/Fnr family transcriptional regulator, whose translation MALDDDIRILSAVRLFEGFTQEQLRLLAFGAETTLVQADHKLYREDDVADSAYVVVSGRIVLYREQDGERIPIGKVGPGTMLSELALIADTNRLTSASAEIDSEVIRLSRKMFRRILEEYPELAVKLHQRISEEFHDMIRRIEELAPRFSG comes from the coding sequence ATGGCGCTGGATGACGACATCCGCATCCTGTCCGCCGTGAGGCTTTTCGAGGGCTTCACGCAGGAACAGTTGCGCCTGCTCGCCTTCGGTGCCGAGACCACTTTGGTGCAGGCCGACCACAAGCTTTATCGCGAGGACGACGTGGCCGACTCGGCCTATGTCGTGGTCAGCGGGCGCATCGTGCTCTATCGCGAGCAGGATGGCGAGCGCATCCCGATCGGCAAGGTCGGCCCAGGCACGATGCTTAGCGAGCTGGCGCTGATCGCCGATACCAACCGGCTGACCAGCGCCTCGGCCGAAATCGACTCGGAAGTGATAAGGCTGAGCCGCAAGATGTTCCGGCGCATACTGGAGGAATACCCGGAATTGGCGGTGAAGCTGCATCAGCGCATCTCCGAGGAATTCCACGACATGATCCGCCGCATCGAGGAATTGGCGCCACGATTTTCGGGTTGA
- a CDS encoding response regulator transcription factor, giving the protein MTSRTILIVDDDDDLRGTLVEQLSLYEEFDVLQEATAAKGVTAARGGLIDLLIMDVGLPDMDGREAVKILRKGGYKAPIIMLTGHDTDSDTILGLEAGANDYVTKPFRFAVLLARIRAQLRQHEQSEDATFSVGPYTFKPSQKLLIDQRGGKVRLTEKEASIIKYLYRADQKVVTRDVLLEEVWGYNSGVTTHTLETHVYRLRQKIERDPSNAEILVTESGGYKLVP; this is encoded by the coding sequence ATGACCTCACGTACCATCCTGATCGTCGATGACGATGACGACCTGCGCGGCACACTGGTCGAGCAACTGTCCCTCTACGAGGAATTCGATGTGCTGCAGGAAGCGACTGCGGCAAAAGGCGTCACCGCTGCGCGCGGCGGGCTCATCGACCTGCTCATCATGGATGTCGGTCTGCCCGACATGGACGGCCGGGAGGCGGTGAAGATCCTGCGCAAGGGCGGCTACAAGGCGCCCATCATCATGCTGACCGGCCACGATACCGATTCGGACACGATTCTGGGTCTCGAGGCCGGCGCCAACGACTATGTGACCAAGCCGTTCCGCTTCGCGGTGCTGCTTGCCCGTATCCGGGCGCAACTGCGCCAGCATGAGCAGAGCGAGGACGCGACCTTCTCGGTCGGCCCCTACACCTTCAAGCCCAGCCAGAAACTGCTCATCGACCAGCGCGGCGGCAAGGTGCGGCTGACGGAAAAGGAAGCCTCGATCATCAAGTATCTCTATCGCGCCGACCAGAAGGTGGTGACCCGCGACGTGCTGCTGGAGGAAGTGTGGGGATACAATTCCGGCGTCACCACGCATACCCTGGAAACCCATGTCTACCGTCTGCGCCAGAAGATCGAGCGCGATCCTTCCAATGCTGAAATTCTTGTGACAGAAAGCGGCGGCTACAAGCTGGTTCCTTAA